TGTCCAAACAGTCGCTAAGTACTTAACTGAAAAAAGTGAGTAGTTCCTTTACTGGCCTGTAGCCTATTACCGAGAGTCCTGATTTTGCGGTATTACGCCTTAATCTGGCAGGCCGACATTCGGATTGATGAAGACGATAAGGGAGAATTGCAGTTCATTTCAGTTCATTTTAGGCCACGGTTTGCTGAGACCAAGATCCGCGAGAAAAAAAGCCAGTGGGAAATCAGAATTTAACTTTATATGGAAAGGAAATGACGAATGTGAGGCTGCGTCTGGACAGGGAACGTTAACCTTAGTAGATGAAGACACGCTCCGATGTGCAAGCTCTTTTAATAGAGGGGATGACTATCAGTTCACGGTCAGCAGAGTTAACCCGTGGTTCCTATATCCTGGGTGAGAAAACCAACCAGGCCCCCGGCTAAAATTAACCAGGCCGAGTTAACTTTCCACTTAAATAAAATTATCCCACTGACAACCGCCACCCCAATCGTGACCGCATCCACCACTGCCGCCTGAGTTAAAGTCACCATCACCCCAGCCATAAGCCCCAACGCCGCTGCATTCACCCCATCCAAAGCCCCAGCCACCCAGGCCGAGCGTCTTAAGTGATTGACCCAGGGATTGATCAGTGCCACCAGCAGAAAGGAAGGTAAGAAAATTCCCACCGTCCCTGCCACCGCCCCCGAATTCCCCGCCAGGAGATAGCCAATAAATGTGGCGGTTGTAAATAGTGGCCCCGGAGTCACTTGGCCAATGGCCACTGCGTCCAATAACTGCTGAGAGGTGAGCCAATGGGTTTGCTCGACAAATTCTCGCTGGACAAATGCCAATAAAACATAGCCGCCGCCGTACAGGACTAGTCCAATTTTCAGAAAAATTAAAAAAACATTGACCCAACCCACGGGCAGTTCTGGAGTCGCAGTTGTAACTTGGGCCGATACCCCCATGGGCAGCCCCACCAGGCCAGGCGTGATCTGGTTGCCTCCTTGCCAGGCCTTGATCAGCATGACCCCTAACCCCAACACTGCGAGGGCTAAAACTTCTGACCACCCGAGGAAATAAGCCCCTACCGCCGCCCCCGCCGCCACGAGAGTTACGTTGTCCTTGATCGCTTTCCGACCCAGTTTCCAAAGGGCCTGGAGGACAATGGCAATGATCACCGGCTTAATGCCATAAAGAAGCCATTCCACTTGAGGCACTTGGGCCGTTTGGACATAGAGTGCTGCCAAGCCCCAGACAATCAGCATCGCTGGCAAAATAAAACAGCATCCGGCCACAATTAGGCCGCGCCAACCGGCCCGTTCTGCCCCGATATAAATGGCCAGTTCCGTGGAGTTGGGGCCGGGAATCAGGTTCGTAATCCCGATTAAGTCTAAAAGTTTTTCGCGGGTTAACCACTGCCGCCGCCCGACCACCTCCTCATCCATCATCGCCAAGTGCGCTGCCGGTCCCCCAAAGGCAAAGGTGCCCAGTTTTAAAAAGACTAGAGCCAATTCTTGTAGGCGTTGGCGTTGCTCCGGTGGAGATAGGTCTTGATAGGGGCGGGGTGGGGGCGGAATTTCCTGGGAGGGTGACATAGCAAACCACTAATCTGGCACAAACTACAAGATTCTCAGGTACTAGTAACGATAGTCATTGCTGCCAAAACTGAGATATTCAAAACAATCACTCATTATGGTTTTTCTCCAGGTGATGGGGAGCTTGGACTAGGACTTATAGGCTCTGGGGGTGAGAGTTCGCCAAAGCGGCCAATGGTCAAGGGAGTTTGGGGAAAGTCTGATTGGGTGAGGTTGCGGATCAATTTGACTGTGGCAAAATTATTATCCAATTGCGGAATGCCACTGTCATCAAGTTTGACCGGAATCACCTTGCCGCCGACAAACTGGCCTGTGGCATCCAACTCTGCCTCTAAAATCAAAGACTTACCCAGGTTGCCCACGGTCGAAAAGGATTTATACCCTAAGAAATTTCCCAGAGAATAGGCAATCAAACGCCCATTGTAGAGTTCCAAGGCCCGCGGGACGTGGGGCCCATGGCCGAGAATTAAATCCGCTCCAGCATCCACCATCGCGCGGGAAAACTGGACAATATTGCCACGATCTTCCCCATAAAAATATTCCACCTTGTTACGTGTACGGACAGCATCGGCTCCTTCTGCCCCGGCATGGAAGGAAATCACCACCACATCGGCATTTTGATTCGCTTTTTTAACCAGGGCCTGGCCCGCCTTGATATCCTGCACCCTATTTTGTCCGTGATAGGTCGCAAACCCAATCCAGGCCGTGGTGATGCCATTGGCGGTGATATAGACAATTTGATCCTTATCCCCAACCGCCTTCATCCCGGCCTGTTCAATGCTACGCATCGTGTCCCGGAAGCCCTTTTCATTAAAGTCATAGCTGTGGTTGTTGGCAATATTGAGAACGTTAAAGCCTACGGCCTGGAAAATTTTGGCATACTCGGGTGGGGAACGAAAGGCAAAAACCATCCCCTTACTGGTGTTTTTGAAGGGATAGGGGTGATTCGTTAGCGTACTTTCATAGTTACCAAAGAGAATATCGGCCCCCTGTAAATAGGGCTTAATTTTGGCTAAGAGACTGTTTGGGTCTTGGGGTTTGCGGCGGACTGGATAACTTGTCCCCGGAACCATATCCCCAACGGCTTTGAGCCGGATTGTTTGCCGTTCTGGGACTGTCACAGGGGCCGGAGTTGAGCTGTCTGGGGTGGCGGTTGGTGCAGCTTCGGGGGCTGGACTGGGGGTATTACTACTGGGATTGCTCGCAAAACTGGCCCAATTGGGTAAATCACTCAGGCCCTCCGGTAAGACATTTTGGACATACCAAACCCAGGCCAAAATGAGGGAAGTCCCCAGGCCCAGCAATAGTAATCCGGGGTGGGTGCGCTTCAGGACAGGGGTAGCTGGCTCCGGCACGATGGGTAAGGCGGTTGCAGGTAATTGAATTGCTGGAGATGTACCAATCATTGCAGGAGTGACTGTTTTCTCAATGCCGTTAGCCACAATCGCCGCATCGACAGGAATTTTTAAAACCGGAGTCGCTGTTGACTGAACAGCAGGGGG
Above is a window of Pseudocalidococcus azoricus BACA0444 DNA encoding:
- the chrA gene encoding chromate efflux transporter, whose protein sequence is MSPSQEIPPPPRPYQDLSPPEQRQRLQELALVFLKLGTFAFGGPAAHLAMMDEEVVGRRQWLTREKLLDLIGITNLIPGPNSTELAIYIGAERAGWRGLIVAGCCFILPAMLIVWGLAALYVQTAQVPQVEWLLYGIKPVIIAIVLQALWKLGRKAIKDNVTLVAAGAAVGAYFLGWSEVLALAVLGLGVMLIKAWQGGNQITPGLVGLPMGVSAQVTTATPELPVGWVNVFLIFLKIGLVLYGGGYVLLAFVQREFVEQTHWLTSQQLLDAVAIGQVTPGPLFTTATFIGYLLAGNSGAVAGTVGIFLPSFLLVALINPWVNHLRRSAWVAGALDGVNAAALGLMAGVMVTLTQAAVVDAVTIGVAVVSGIILFKWKVNSAWLILAGGLVGFLTQDIGTTG
- a CDS encoding CapA family protein, producing the protein MQATLEQIWHAARQGEPTAIATLINRSLHPKGIHVLARRQGSCLQIMLEATKSLPPDRCLQYILKGLRKLDPDGILNVRLHGRLLGDEWPEWTETLELKTTLPSSAPPAVQSTATPVLKIPVDAAIVANGIEKTVTPAMIGTSPAIQLPATALPIVPEPATPVLKRTHPGLLLLGLGTSLILAWVWYVQNVLPEGLSDLPNWASFASNPSSNTPSPAPEAAPTATPDSSTPAPVTVPERQTIRLKAVGDMVPGTSYPVRRKPQDPNSLLAKIKPYLQGADILFGNYESTLTNHPYPFKNTSKGMVFAFRSPPEYAKIFQAVGFNVLNIANNHSYDFNEKGFRDTMRSIEQAGMKAVGDKDQIVYITANGITTAWIGFATYHGQNRVQDIKAGQALVKKANQNADVVVISFHAGAEGADAVRTRNKVEYFYGEDRGNIVQFSRAMVDAGADLILGHGPHVPRALELYNGRLIAYSLGNFLGYKSFSTVGNLGKSLILEAELDATGQFVGGKVIPVKLDDSGIPQLDNNFATVKLIRNLTQSDFPQTPLTIGRFGELSPPEPISPSPSSPSPGEKP